In a single window of the Bactrocera dorsalis isolate Fly_Bdor chromosome 2, ASM2337382v1, whole genome shotgun sequence genome:
- the LOC125776725 gene encoding uncharacterized protein LOC125776725 gives METPTSPRTSIQIDMDTPVTPTPTLRSAVTVPRSGTVPVAAPRTITAATAPTVTRSSTCAAPTPAPPKPHRTRCSLCCRSHRLQHCSIFKGMLPVQRQKVAQAHGHCLNCLAQSHATLECESDTLCRLCERPHHTLLHRNAGHPGSPTVLRRRTATRRSQPNRVARHLEAGWFWRLLNTTSTRNQIRPQPHRPTGLSGVVATLQALQRLLG, from the coding sequence ATCGATATGGATACACCGGTAACCCCCACGCCAACTCTCCGTTCGGCTGTTACTGTGCCTCGCTCCGGAACTGTTCCAGTAGCAGCGCCCCGAACCATCACGGCAGCCACGGCGCCAACCGTGACACGAAGCTCAACATGCGCAGCACCGACGCCGGCGCCTCCGAAACCGCACCGCACCAGATGTTCGCTCTGTTGCCGTTCTCATAGGCTGCAGCATTGCTCTATTTTCAAGGGAATGTTACCCGTACAACGTCAGAAGGTGGCACAGGCACATGGGCATTGTTTAAACTGCTTGGCCCAGTCACACGCCACGCTTGAATGCGAATCTGATACCTTGTGCCGGTTGTGTGAAAGACCGCATCATACGTTACTCCACCGGAACGCCGGACATCCTGGCTCACCAACTGTCCTCCGCCGCCGTACGGCCACCCGACGATCGCAGCCTAACCGTGTGGCACGGCATCTAGAAGCTGGATGGTTCTGGCGCCTCCTCAATACGACATCCACGCGCAACCAAATAAGGCCACAACCTCACCGCCCCACCGGCCTGAGCGGCGTTGTAGCTACGTTACAGGCACTACAGCGTCTACTAGGCTAG